A window from Centropristis striata isolate RG_2023a ecotype Rhode Island chromosome 4, C.striata_1.0, whole genome shotgun sequence encodes these proteins:
- the LOC131969596 gene encoding cyclin-dependent kinase-like 1 isoform X3 yields the protein MKTISDCGQVTATNCPMEKYEKLAKIGEGSYGVVFKCRHRDNGQIVAIKKFVESEDDPVIKKIALREIRMLKQLKHVNLVNLLEVFRRKRRLHLVFEFCEQTVLNELEKHPRGVPEAQLKSIVWQTLQAVNFCHKHNCIHRDVKPENILLTKTGVVKLCDFGFARILTGPEDDYTDYVATRWYRAPELLVGDTQYGPPVDVWALGCVFAELLHGNPLWPGKSDVDQLYLIRKTLGDLIPRHQQVFRSNVFFSGVSIPEPDTTEPLEKRFYGVPLHALQVMKSCLVMDPSQLGPGGRTPGKTT from the exons ATGAAGACCATTTCTGATTGTGGACAG GTGACAGCTACTAACTGCCCGATGGAGAAATATGAAAAGCTGGCCAAAATTGGCGAGGGCTCCTACGGCGTGGTGTTCAAATGCAGACACCGAGATAACGGGCAGATAGTGGCTATCAAGAAGTTTGTGGAATCTGAAGATGATCCCGTCATTAAGAAGATTGCATTGCGAGAAATACGTATGCTGAAG CAACTGAAGCATGTGAATCTGGTCAACCTGCTGGAGGTCTTTAGGAGGAAAAGACGGTTGCACTTGGTGTTTGAATTCTGCGAGCAGACCGTCCTCAACGAACTGGAAAAACACCCTCGAGG CGTCCCAGAGGCTCAGCTGAAGAGCATAGTGTGGCAGACTCTGCAGGCTGTCAACTTCTGCCACAAGCACAAT TGCATCCATCGTGATGTGAAGCCAGAGAACATCCTCCTCACCAAAACCGGAGTCGTCAAGCTCTGTGACTTCGGCTTCGCCCGCATTCTGA CAGGACCGGAGGACGACTACACAGACTACGTAGCGACCCGCTGGTACCGGGCCCCCGAGCTGCTGGTTGGGGACACTCAGTACGGGCCCCCTGTGGACGTGTGGGCTCTGGGCTGTGTCTTCGCTGAGCTGCTCCACGGAAATCCACTGTGGCCCGGGAAGTCTGACGTTGACCAGCTCTACCTCATCCGAAAAACTCTAG GTGACCTGATCCCTCGTCACCAGCAGGTCTTCCGCTCCAACGTTTTCTTCAGCGGAGTCAGTATTCCTGAACCTGACACGACG GAGCCCTTGGAAAAGCGCTTCTATGGCGTGCCTCTTCATGCCCTCCAGGTTATGAAG TCGTGCCTGGTGATGGACCCC AGTCAACTGGGGCCGGGAGGGAGAACGCCCGGGAAGACGACATGA
- the LOC131969596 gene encoding cyclin-dependent kinase-like 1 isoform X1, with protein MKTISDCGQVTATNCPMEKYEKLAKIGEGSYGVVFKCRHRDNGQIVAIKKFVESEDDPVIKKIALREIRMLKQLKHVNLVNLLEVFRRKRRLHLVFEFCEQTVLNELEKHPRGVPEAQLKSIVWQTLQAVNFCHKHNCIHRDVKPENILLTKTGVVKLCDFGFARILTGPEDDYTDYVATRWYRAPELLVGDTQYGPPVDVWALGCVFAELLHGNPLWPGKSDVDQLYLIRKTLGDLIPRHQQVFRSNVFFSGVSIPEPDTTEPLEKRFYGVPLHALQVMKSCLVMDPSLRLSCEELLELPYFQEEGVNWGREGERPGRRHDKASRRRQPGAQYLPQLPNSNISPAPDVKKQVKHKYHLPNI; from the exons ATGAAGACCATTTCTGATTGTGGACAG GTGACAGCTACTAACTGCCCGATGGAGAAATATGAAAAGCTGGCCAAAATTGGCGAGGGCTCCTACGGCGTGGTGTTCAAATGCAGACACCGAGATAACGGGCAGATAGTGGCTATCAAGAAGTTTGTGGAATCTGAAGATGATCCCGTCATTAAGAAGATTGCATTGCGAGAAATACGTATGCTGAAG CAACTGAAGCATGTGAATCTGGTCAACCTGCTGGAGGTCTTTAGGAGGAAAAGACGGTTGCACTTGGTGTTTGAATTCTGCGAGCAGACCGTCCTCAACGAACTGGAAAAACACCCTCGAGG CGTCCCAGAGGCTCAGCTGAAGAGCATAGTGTGGCAGACTCTGCAGGCTGTCAACTTCTGCCACAAGCACAAT TGCATCCATCGTGATGTGAAGCCAGAGAACATCCTCCTCACCAAAACCGGAGTCGTCAAGCTCTGTGACTTCGGCTTCGCCCGCATTCTGA CAGGACCGGAGGACGACTACACAGACTACGTAGCGACCCGCTGGTACCGGGCCCCCGAGCTGCTGGTTGGGGACACTCAGTACGGGCCCCCTGTGGACGTGTGGGCTCTGGGCTGTGTCTTCGCTGAGCTGCTCCACGGAAATCCACTGTGGCCCGGGAAGTCTGACGTTGACCAGCTCTACCTCATCCGAAAAACTCTAG GTGACCTGATCCCTCGTCACCAGCAGGTCTTCCGCTCCAACGTTTTCTTCAGCGGAGTCAGTATTCCTGAACCTGACACGACG GAGCCCTTGGAAAAGCGCTTCTATGGCGTGCCTCTTCATGCCCTCCAGGTTATGAAG TCGTGCCTGGTGATGGACCCCTCCCTCCGGCTGTCCTGTgaggagctgctggagctgccTTACTTCCAGGAGGAAGGAGTCAACTGGGGCCGGGAGGGAGAACGCCCGGGAAGACGACATGACAAAGCCTCCCGACGTAGACAACCAGGC gCTCAGTACCTGCCTCAGTTACCAAACAGCAACATCTCACCAGCACCGGATGTAAAGAAACAGGTGAAGCATAAATATCACCTGCCCAACATTTAA
- the LOC131969596 gene encoding cyclin-dependent kinase-like 1 isoform X2 yields the protein MKTISDCGQVTATNCPMEKYEKLAKIGEGSYGVVFKCRHRDNGQIVAIKKFVESEDDPVIKKIALREIRMLKQLKHVNLVNLLEVFRRKRRLHLVFEFCEQTVLNELEKHPRGVPEAQLKSIVWQTLQAVNFCHKHNCIHRDVKPENILLTKTGVVKLCDFGFARILRPEDDYTDYVATRWYRAPELLVGDTQYGPPVDVWALGCVFAELLHGNPLWPGKSDVDQLYLIRKTLGDLIPRHQQVFRSNVFFSGVSIPEPDTTEPLEKRFYGVPLHALQVMKSCLVMDPSLRLSCEELLELPYFQEEGVNWGREGERPGRRHDKASRRRQPGAQYLPQLPNSNISPAPDVKKQVKHKYHLPNI from the exons ATGAAGACCATTTCTGATTGTGGACAG GTGACAGCTACTAACTGCCCGATGGAGAAATATGAAAAGCTGGCCAAAATTGGCGAGGGCTCCTACGGCGTGGTGTTCAAATGCAGACACCGAGATAACGGGCAGATAGTGGCTATCAAGAAGTTTGTGGAATCTGAAGATGATCCCGTCATTAAGAAGATTGCATTGCGAGAAATACGTATGCTGAAG CAACTGAAGCATGTGAATCTGGTCAACCTGCTGGAGGTCTTTAGGAGGAAAAGACGGTTGCACTTGGTGTTTGAATTCTGCGAGCAGACCGTCCTCAACGAACTGGAAAAACACCCTCGAGG CGTCCCAGAGGCTCAGCTGAAGAGCATAGTGTGGCAGACTCTGCAGGCTGTCAACTTCTGCCACAAGCACAAT TGCATCCATCGTGATGTGAAGCCAGAGAACATCCTCCTCACCAAAACCGGAGTCGTCAAGCTCTGTGACTTCGGCTTCGCCCGCATTCTGA GACCGGAGGACGACTACACAGACTACGTAGCGACCCGCTGGTACCGGGCCCCCGAGCTGCTGGTTGGGGACACTCAGTACGGGCCCCCTGTGGACGTGTGGGCTCTGGGCTGTGTCTTCGCTGAGCTGCTCCACGGAAATCCACTGTGGCCCGGGAAGTCTGACGTTGACCAGCTCTACCTCATCCGAAAAACTCTAG GTGACCTGATCCCTCGTCACCAGCAGGTCTTCCGCTCCAACGTTTTCTTCAGCGGAGTCAGTATTCCTGAACCTGACACGACG GAGCCCTTGGAAAAGCGCTTCTATGGCGTGCCTCTTCATGCCCTCCAGGTTATGAAG TCGTGCCTGGTGATGGACCCCTCCCTCCGGCTGTCCTGTgaggagctgctggagctgccTTACTTCCAGGAGGAAGGAGTCAACTGGGGCCGGGAGGGAGAACGCCCGGGAAGACGACATGACAAAGCCTCCCGACGTAGACAACCAGGC gCTCAGTACCTGCCTCAGTTACCAAACAGCAACATCTCACCAGCACCGGATGTAAAGAAACAGGTGAAGCATAAATATCACCTGCCCAACATTTAA